In Janthinobacterium rivuli, a single genomic region encodes these proteins:
- a CDS encoding oligopeptide:H+ symporter translates to MSSAETQTATGKMPRQIPYIIANEGCERFSFYGMRNILTPFLISTLLLMIPIDQRTGEAKHVFHTFVIGVYFFPLLGGWLADRFFGKYNTIFWLSLVYCAGHACLALFENSVNGFYFGLFLIAFGSGGIKPLVASFVGDQFDQTNKHKAKLVFDLFYWIINFGSFFASLLMPMFLRDYGPSIAFGIPGIMMLAATIVFWMGAKKYVHVPPAPPNPDSFTRVARTALLARVDGGSRPGLYVAYVGVVGALYAFYSIPEWGFVISACTALVLLLAFGSIGTAMQLERARGIHPDEAVEGVRAVLRILVIFALVTPFFSLFDQKASTWIVQANTMEKPSWFLPAQMQALNPMLVMLLIPFNNLVLYPMLNRFGLEATALRRMTAGIGFSSLAWIVIGLLQLALDSGNAVSIMWQILPYALLTFGEVLVSATGLEFAYSQAPVSMKGAIMSFWNLSTTVGNLWVLIVNRSVMNEGVIGKIAESGISVTAFQMFFFAAFAAVAMLAFGLYAKRYKMVDNYRQAVVPAKA, encoded by the coding sequence ATGTCATCGGCCGAGACACAAACCGCCACGGGCAAAATGCCGCGGCAAATACCGTACATCATCGCCAACGAAGGCTGCGAACGCTTCAGCTTTTATGGCATGCGCAACATCCTGACGCCATTCCTCATCAGCACCCTGCTGCTGATGATCCCGATCGACCAGCGCACGGGCGAAGCCAAGCACGTCTTCCACACCTTCGTCATCGGCGTGTATTTCTTCCCGCTGCTGGGCGGCTGGCTGGCCGACCGCTTCTTTGGCAAGTACAACACCATCTTCTGGCTCAGCCTCGTGTATTGCGCCGGCCATGCCTGCCTGGCCCTGTTTGAAAACAGCGTCAACGGCTTTTATTTCGGCCTGTTCCTGATCGCCTTCGGTTCCGGCGGCATCAAGCCACTGGTAGCTTCGTTCGTCGGCGACCAGTTCGACCAGACCAACAAGCACAAGGCCAAGCTGGTCTTCGACCTGTTCTACTGGATCATCAACTTCGGCTCCTTCTTCGCGTCCTTGCTGATGCCGATGTTCCTGCGCGACTACGGTCCGTCGATCGCCTTCGGCATCCCCGGCATCATGATGCTGGCCGCCACCATCGTCTTCTGGATGGGCGCCAAGAAATACGTGCACGTGCCGCCGGCACCGCCAAACCCCGATTCGTTCACCCGCGTGGCCCGCACGGCCCTGCTGGCCCGCGTCGATGGCGGTTCGCGCCCAGGCCTGTATGTGGCCTATGTCGGCGTCGTCGGCGCCCTGTATGCGTTCTACAGCATTCCCGAATGGGGCTTCGTCATTTCCGCATGTACCGCGCTGGTATTGCTGCTGGCCTTCGGCAGCATCGGCACGGCCATGCAGCTGGAACGCGCACGCGGCATCCACCCTGACGAAGCCGTCGAAGGCGTGCGCGCCGTGCTGCGCATCCTCGTCATCTTCGCCCTCGTCACGCCGTTCTTCTCGCTGTTCGACCAGAAGGCCTCGACGTGGATCGTGCAAGCGAACACCATGGAAAAACCAAGCTGGTTCCTGCCGGCGCAGATGCAGGCGCTGAACCCGATGCTGGTGATGCTGCTGATCCCGTTCAACAATCTGGTGCTGTACCCGATGCTCAACCGCTTCGGCCTGGAAGCGACGGCCCTGCGCCGCATGACGGCCGGTATCGGCTTTTCCTCGCTGGCGTGGATCGTCATCGGCCTGCTGCAGCTGGCCCTCGACAGCGGCAATGCCGTCTCCATCATGTGGCAGATCCTGCCGTACGCCTTGCTGACGTTCGGCGAAGTGCTGGTCTCGGCGACGGGACTGGAGTTTGCCTACAGCCAGGCGCCCGTCTCGATGAAGGGCGCCATCATGAGCTTCTGGAATCTGTCGACCACGGTGGGCAACCTGTGGGTGCTGATCGTCAACCGCAGCGTCATGAACGAAGGCGTGATCGGCAAGATCGCCGAAAGCGGCATCAGCGTGACGGCCTTCCAGATGTTCTTCTTCGCCGCCTTTGCCGCCGTCGCCATGCTGGCTTTCGGCCTGTATGCGAAGCGCTACAAGATGGTCGATAACTACCGCCAGGCGGTGGTGCCGGCGAAAGCATGA
- a CDS encoding alpha-D-glucose phosphate-specific phosphoglucomutase, with product MAIQIINTAPVAGQRPGTSGLRKKVGVFSQPQYLENFVQSVFDTLGDCRGQTLVLGGDGRYYNRAAIQTVLRMAAAHGYARVLLGQGGILSTPAVSCVIRKHGASGGLILSASHNPGGPDGDFGIKYNIANGGPAPEKVTEAIYACTQGIAEYRISDAADIDLDTLGVARIEQMTVEVIDPVLDYAELMQQLFDFDAIRALFAGGLRICFDGMHAVSGPYATAILEGMLGAPKGSVINGVPLEDFGGGHPDPNPVNAQELIAIMAADDAPDFGAASDGDGDRNMIVGRRFDVTPSDSLAILAANATLAPGYRDGLKGIARSMPTSGAADRVAGALGIPCHETPTGWKFFGTLLDAGMVTLCGEESYGTGSNHVREKDGLWAVLFWLNLLAAKKQSVEEIVRAHWAEYGRNYYSRHDYEDIDSAGAQQLMEAVRGQLAALPGQVVNSYTVALADDFSYTDPVDGSVATQQGIRIIMTDGARIVLRLSGTGTEGATLRLYLERYEADPARHDIPTQEALAGLIAVAGQLAQIRERTGRDGPTVTT from the coding sequence ATGGCTATTCAAATCATCAATACGGCGCCGGTGGCCGGCCAGCGGCCTGGCACCTCGGGCCTGCGCAAGAAGGTGGGCGTATTCAGCCAGCCGCAGTATCTGGAAAACTTCGTGCAGAGCGTGTTTGACACGCTGGGCGACTGCCGCGGCCAGACTTTGGTGCTGGGCGGCGACGGGCGTTACTACAACCGCGCGGCCATCCAGACGGTGCTGCGCATGGCGGCCGCGCATGGCTACGCGCGCGTGCTGCTGGGGCAGGGCGGCATTTTGTCGACGCCGGCCGTCAGCTGCGTGATCCGCAAGCATGGCGCCAGCGGCGGCCTCATCCTGTCGGCCAGCCATAATCCGGGCGGCCCCGATGGCGATTTCGGCATCAAGTACAACATCGCCAATGGCGGCCCGGCGCCCGAAAAGGTCACCGAGGCCATCTACGCCTGCACGCAAGGCATCGCCGAATACCGCATCAGCGACGCTGCCGACATCGACCTCGACACCCTGGGAGTGGCGCGCATCGAGCAGATGACGGTCGAAGTGATCGATCCCGTGCTTGACTACGCGGAACTGATGCAGCAGCTGTTCGATTTCGACGCCATCCGCGCCCTGTTCGCGGGCGGCTTGCGTATCTGCTTTGACGGCATGCACGCCGTTTCCGGCCCGTATGCGACGGCCATCCTGGAAGGCATGCTGGGCGCGCCTAAGGGCAGCGTCATCAACGGCGTGCCCCTGGAAGACTTCGGCGGCGGCCATCCCGACCCGAATCCCGTCAACGCGCAGGAATTGATCGCCATCATGGCTGCCGACGATGCACCGGACTTCGGCGCCGCCTCGGATGGCGACGGCGACCGCAACATGATCGTCGGCCGGCGCTTCGACGTCACGCCCTCGGACAGCCTGGCGATTTTGGCCGCCAACGCTACGCTGGCGCCCGGCTACCGCGACGGTTTGAAAGGCATCGCCCGCTCCATGCCCACGTCGGGCGCGGCTGACCGGGTCGCTGGCGCGCTGGGCATCCCTTGCCACGAGACGCCGACGGGCTGGAAGTTCTTCGGCACCCTGCTCGACGCGGGCATGGTCACCCTGTGCGGCGAAGAAAGCTACGGCACGGGCTCGAACCACGTGCGCGAAAAAGATGGCCTGTGGGCCGTGCTGTTCTGGCTCAACCTGCTGGCAGCGAAAAAACAATCGGTGGAAGAGATCGTGCGCGCGCACTGGGCGGAATATGGCCGCAATTACTATTCGCGCCACGACTACGAAGACATCGACAGCGCCGGCGCGCAGCAGCTGATGGAGGCCGTGCGCGGCCAGCTGGCCGCCTTGCCCGGTCAGGTCGTCAACAGCTACACGGTGGCGCTGGCCGACGATTTCAGCTACACGGACCCCGTTGACGGCTCCGTGGCCACGCAGCAGGGCATCCGCATCATCATGACGGACGGCGCGCGCATCGTGCTGCGCCTGTCCGGCACGGGCACCGAGGGCGCGACCCTGCGCCTGTACCTGGAGCGCTACGAAGCCGATCCGGCCCGGCACGATATTCCCACCCAGGAAGCGCTGGCAGGGCTGATCGCCGTGGCCGGGCAGCTGGCGCAGATCCGCGAGCGCACGGGGCGCGATGGGCCGACGGTGACGACGTAA
- a CDS encoding sigma-70 family RNA polymerase sigma factor — MVARYYQELLNFCWRSVRNREAAADLVQESYARVLGEAAVREPRALLYHTARNLLIDQHRRAAVRQHEELDALPEVAHPAGPRHLQPEQALESSQDWQACVAAIDALPPRCRDAFVLHVFEELPHAQIAARMGISVSMVEKHIARGMLSCQAQLRSLRECA, encoded by the coding sequence GTGGTTGCACGCTATTACCAAGAACTGTTGAACTTTTGCTGGCGCAGCGTGCGCAACCGCGAGGCTGCGGCCGACCTGGTGCAGGAAAGCTATGCGCGCGTGCTGGGCGAGGCGGCCGTGCGCGAACCGCGCGCGCTGCTGTACCACACGGCGCGCAACCTGCTGATCGACCAGCACCGCCGCGCCGCCGTGCGCCAGCACGAGGAACTCGACGCCCTGCCGGAGGTCGCGCATCCGGCAGGGCCCCGTCATTTGCAGCCGGAACAGGCGCTGGAAAGCAGCCAGGACTGGCAAGCCTGCGTGGCCGCCATCGACGCCTTGCCACCGCGCTGCCGCGACGCCTTCGTGCTGCACGTCTTCGAGGAATTGCCGCACGCACAGATCGCCGCGCGCATGGGCATTTCCGTGAGCATGGTGGAAAAACATATCGCGCGCGGCATGCTCAGTTGCCAGGCACAGTTGCGTTCTCTGCGGGAATGCGCATAA
- a CDS encoding FecR family protein, protein MPPMTAHPPRHDFGPSAQEQADLREYADFAATQDDVALAAATWFSRRDNLDARQQAEFDAWLAGDALHAHAYAQLQDTYRAARRIPAQVAARWAVPQAVPAPSPRRPLLRSLRMLPYAAAAMLLLGVGAGGYQWWQQPTFSQSYATARGQRLAVSLPDGSQVQLDTATQLHVTLYRQRREVRLAHGEALFQVQSKQGQPFDVLSGPLTVTVVGTQFSVRNTLAHDAQLRVAVQHGQVRVAGAGQDQVDLRAGQGVSSDAGGRLSAVASLASGSVAPWRNGRITFDNVPLGAALAEFERYGDTGFVVRDAAVAQLRIGGSFSLTQLDRFAAALPQLLPVQVVRSGSVSTIGMAPKAAAQAPAMQLPKNK, encoded by the coding sequence ATGCCGCCCATGACCGCCCACCCGCCCCGCCATGATTTCGGCCCCTCCGCCCAGGAGCAGGCGGACTTGCGCGAGTACGCCGACTTTGCCGCCACGCAAGATGACGTGGCGCTGGCTGCAGCCACGTGGTTCAGCCGGCGCGACAACCTCGATGCGCGGCAACAGGCCGAGTTTGACGCCTGGCTGGCGGGCGATGCGCTGCACGCGCACGCGTATGCCCAGTTGCAAGACACCTATCGCGCGGCGCGCCGGATTCCCGCGCAGGTCGCCGCGCGCTGGGCCGTGCCCCAGGCAGTGCCAGCGCCATCCCCCCGTCGGCCGCTTCTGCGCTCCCTGCGCATGCTGCCGTATGCGGCCGCCGCCATGCTGCTGCTCGGCGTGGGCGCGGGCGGCTACCAGTGGTGGCAGCAACCCACGTTCAGCCAGTCGTATGCCACCGCGCGCGGCCAGCGCCTTGCCGTCTCGCTACCCGACGGCAGCCAGGTGCAGCTCGATACGGCCACGCAACTGCACGTCACCCTGTACCGCCAGCGGCGCGAAGTGCGCCTGGCGCACGGCGAAGCGCTGTTCCAGGTGCAATCGAAGCAGGGCCAGCCGTTCGACGTGCTCAGCGGTCCCTTGACAGTGACGGTGGTGGGCACACAGTTTTCCGTGCGTAACACGCTGGCGCACGACGCACAGCTGCGCGTGGCCGTGCAGCATGGCCAGGTGCGCGTGGCGGGCGCAGGGCAAGACCAGGTCGACCTGCGGGCCGGCCAGGGCGTCAGCAGCGATGCCGGCGGCCGCCTGTCCGCCGTCGCCAGCCTGGCTTCGGGCAGCGTGGCGCCGTGGCGCAACGGCAGGATCACCTTCGACAATGTGCCGCTGGGCGCGGCGCTGGCCGAATTCGAACGCTATGGCGACACGGGCTTCGTCGTGCGCGATGCCGCCGTCGCGCAGCTGCGCATCGGCGGCAGTTTCAGCCTGACCCAGCTCGACCGCTTCGCCGCCGCCCTGCCGCAACTCTTGCCCGTACAAGTCGTGCGCAGCGGCAGCGTCAGCACCATCGGCATGGCGCCGAAAGCCGCTGCGCAGGCACCGGCCATGCAACTCCCAAAAAATAAATGA
- a CDS encoding TonB-dependent siderophore receptor — MWSPRLNLTPAPFALAAMLALGTISLAHAQTAPAVTLSIAAQPLGQALNELARQANLQLLFAPELVAGKTAPAVSGTLSVADSLERLLAGSGLSASIDGNSVIIRPAPATTGKVATLAEITISARQEATTDTELTKSYAAQAVSIGKGRQSLREIPQSISVLTRQQLNDQNLLNLDDAMRGVTGITVEASSTGGNHGNFYSRGHALDSVQVDGVMTPASTGNDLSAGFGLAIYDRVEVLRGPDGLFQGAGDPGGSINLVRKRARDTYTASGVLSAGSWDRYYAEADVTGPLSADGKVRGRLVAAYEHRRSFVDHVYAEKPLLYGTVAIDVAPGTVLTGGVTWQEYKGRPAFGLPAYEDGRLLDVPRSTYLDPAWNHITEKVTEYFAELDHKLDNGGQFKVTALYREQDEPSRHFGWPDCSADPVTGESCLISWTYRSHWKTQGLDAWLATPFQAFGRSHDLIVGADYRQVHKNFQYGGGDTAPINIFHPDNNIARPSYTFSNGNDNRTKQFGLYARTRLQATDRLAVNLGGRLTHRNNHTVNRNAYFNQFTDVSNTINAKFTPYAGLVYELDKQVSAYGSYTRIFSPQTTTDAAGQILKPRTGQQFELGLKAELFDKNVNAHAALFRMEDENRVMPDPANPLFSIGAGKMRNQGVEAELSGSPLPGWNITSGYSYTSTRTLEGSDDQKAQLYTFIAPRHNVNLWTTYRLAGALDKISVGGGLRSVSSMYRLNGPVKFEQGPVTTVGLQAGYRLSPKLELSLTVNNLFDKKYYTRVWAAYGSNFYGEPRNAMLTLRGQL; from the coding sequence ATGTGGTCCCCCCGCCTCAATCTGACACCCGCCCCCTTCGCCCTGGCCGCCATGCTGGCCCTGGGTACCATTTCCCTCGCCCACGCGCAAACGGCGCCCGCCGTCACACTGTCCATCGCCGCCCAGCCTCTGGGGCAAGCCCTGAATGAGCTGGCGCGGCAAGCCAATTTGCAACTGCTGTTTGCACCGGAACTGGTGGCCGGCAAGACGGCGCCCGCCGTCAGCGGCACCTTGAGCGTGGCCGACAGCCTGGAGCGTCTGCTGGCCGGCAGCGGCCTGTCCGCCAGCATCGACGGCAACAGCGTCATCATCCGCCCGGCGCCCGCCACCACGGGCAAGGTGGCGACCCTGGCGGAAATCACCATCAGCGCGCGCCAGGAGGCGACGACGGATACCGAACTGACGAAGTCGTATGCGGCACAGGCAGTGAGCATCGGCAAGGGCCGGCAAAGCCTGCGCGAGATTCCCCAGTCCATCTCCGTGCTGACGCGCCAGCAGCTGAACGACCAGAATTTGCTGAACCTGGACGACGCCATGCGCGGCGTGACGGGCATCACCGTCGAAGCGAGCAGCACGGGCGGCAACCACGGCAATTTTTATTCGCGCGGCCATGCGCTGGACTCGGTACAGGTCGATGGCGTGATGACGCCGGCCAGCACGGGCAACGATCTGTCGGCCGGCTTCGGCCTGGCCATCTATGACCGCGTGGAAGTGCTGCGCGGACCGGACGGCCTGTTCCAGGGCGCGGGCGACCCGGGCGGCAGCATCAACCTGGTGCGCAAGCGGGCGCGCGACACCTACACCGCCAGCGGCGTGCTCAGCGCGGGTTCCTGGGACCGCTACTATGCGGAAGCGGACGTCACGGGCCCCTTGAGCGCGGACGGCAAGGTGCGCGGCCGCCTGGTGGCCGCCTACGAACACCGGCGCTCCTTCGTCGATCACGTGTATGCGGAAAAACCGCTGCTGTACGGCACCGTTGCCATCGACGTGGCACCGGGCACCGTGCTGACGGGCGGCGTCACCTGGCAGGAATACAAGGGCCGTCCCGCCTTCGGCCTGCCCGCCTATGAAGACGGGCGCCTGCTCGACGTGCCCCGCTCCACTTACCTCGACCCGGCCTGGAACCACATCACGGAAAAGGTCACGGAATATTTTGCCGAACTCGATCACAAACTGGACAACGGCGGCCAGTTCAAGGTGACCGCCCTGTACCGCGAGCAGGACGAACCATCGCGCCATTTCGGCTGGCCCGATTGTTCGGCAGACCCCGTCACGGGCGAGAGCTGCCTGATCAGCTGGACCTACCGCAGCCACTGGAAGACGCAGGGACTCGATGCCTGGCTGGCGACGCCGTTCCAGGCGTTCGGCCGCAGCCACGACCTGATCGTGGGTGCCGACTACCGCCAGGTGCACAAGAATTTCCAGTATGGTGGCGGCGACACTGCGCCGATCAACATCTTCCACCCGGATAACAATATCGCCCGGCCCAGCTACACCTTTTCCAACGGCAACGACAACCGCACCAAGCAGTTCGGCCTGTACGCGCGCACCCGCCTGCAAGCGACGGACCGGCTCGCCGTCAACCTGGGCGGGCGCCTGACGCACCGGAACAACCATACCGTCAACCGCAATGCCTATTTCAACCAGTTCACCGATGTCAGCAACACCATCAATGCGAAATTCACGCCGTACGCGGGCCTGGTCTATGAACTCGACAAGCAGGTGTCGGCCTACGGCAGCTACACGCGCATCTTCTCGCCCCAGACCACCACGGACGCCGCCGGCCAGATCCTGAAACCGCGCACGGGCCAGCAGTTCGAGCTAGGCCTGAAGGCGGAGCTGTTCGACAAGAACGTCAACGCGCATGCAGCCCTGTTTCGCATGGAAGACGAGAACCGCGTCATGCCCGACCCGGCCAACCCGCTGTTTTCCATCGGCGCCGGCAAGATGCGCAACCAGGGCGTGGAAGCCGAGCTGAGCGGCAGCCCCCTGCCGGGCTGGAACATCACGAGCGGCTATTCCTACACCAGCACGCGCACCCTGGAAGGCAGCGATGATCAGAAGGCCCAGCTGTACACCTTCATCGCGCCGCGCCACAATGTCAATCTGTGGACCACTTACCGGCTGGCCGGCGCGCTCGATAAAATCAGCGTGGGCGGCGGCTTGCGCAGCGTCAGCAGCATGTACCGCCTGAACGGCCCCGTGAAATTCGAGCAGGGCCCCGTCACCACGGTGGGCTTGCAGGCTGGCTACCGCCTCAGTCCCAAGCTGGAGCTGTCGCTGACGGTGAACAACCTGTTCGATAAAAAATACTACACGCGCGTGTGGGCCGCCTATGGCTCCAACTTCTATGGCGAACCACGCAACGCCATGCTGACCCTGCGCGGCCAGCTGTAA
- a CDS encoding DUF4198 domain-containing protein, whose amino-acid sequence MHLTSIARLGALVTALLGAALVSGTASAHQIWLQQDGKAASVYFGEFGDNLREASPGLLDKFSIRNVTWVSAKGAQPLQASKTAGAFILNGKAGAGESIIVEEDNYPSWEEKKDGKSTRTVWVPAARLIADGKAQAPALTLDLVPTGKPGQFQVSYQGKPLAQAKVNAVVQSGWGKEAWSDAQGLVSFPLPWKGTYVLEVQHTDKTAGQRGAQAYDKAMFVTTLSLVQPQGVTPLPAGPAVPPSKEHD is encoded by the coding sequence ATGCACCTCACTTCCATCGCGCGCCTCGGCGCCCTCGTCACCGCCCTGCTGGGCGCGGCCCTCGTTTCCGGCACGGCCAGCGCACACCAGATCTGGCTGCAGCAGGACGGCAAGGCGGCCAGCGTGTACTTCGGCGAATTCGGCGACAACCTGCGCGAAGCGTCGCCCGGCCTGCTGGACAAGTTCAGCATCAGGAACGTGACGTGGGTGTCGGCCAAGGGCGCGCAGCCGCTGCAGGCGAGCAAGACGGCCGGCGCGTTCATCCTCAATGGCAAGGCGGGCGCCGGCGAAAGCATCATCGTCGAGGAAGACAACTACCCATCGTGGGAAGAGAAAAAGGATGGCAAGAGCACGCGCACCGTGTGGGTCCCGGCCGCGCGCCTGATCGCCGACGGCAAGGCGCAAGCACCGGCCCTGACCCTGGATCTCGTGCCAACCGGCAAACCTGGCCAGTTCCAGGTCAGCTACCAGGGCAAGCCGCTGGCGCAGGCCAAGGTCAACGCCGTGGTGCAATCGGGCTGGGGCAAGGAAGCGTGGAGCGATGCGCAAGGCCTGGTCAGCTTCCCGCTGCCATGGAAGGGCACCTATGTGCTGGAAGTGCAGCACACGGACAAGACGGCTGGCCAGCGCGGCGCGCAAGCCTATGACAAGGCCATGTTCGTGACGACCCTGAGCCTGGTGCAGCCGCAAGGCGTGACGCCGCTGCCGGCCGGCCCGGCCGTGCCACCGAGCAAGGAACACGACTGA
- a CDS encoding DUF3649 domain-containing protein: protein MPAPAIIKIARLRLSAGAIYRLGVASRSVAAIIGGYVLAALVTMLLSVSLPMARSEAVMTATLLSFAIYTCAVLWVFATRSALRAWLGLLMPAAVIAAILQWMDALSWSLA from the coding sequence ATGCCAGCGCCAGCCATCATTAAAATCGCGCGCCTGCGCCTGTCCGCCGGGGCGATCTACCGCCTCGGCGTGGCGTCGCGCAGCGTGGCGGCCATCATCGGCGGCTACGTGCTGGCCGCGCTGGTCACCATGCTGCTGTCGGTGAGCCTGCCCATGGCCCGCTCCGAAGCCGTCATGACGGCCACCCTGCTGTCGTTTGCCATCTACACCTGCGCCGTGCTGTGGGTCTTCGCCACGCGCAGCGCCCTGCGCGCCTGGCTGGGCCTGTTGATGCCGGCCGCCGTCATCGCCGCCATCCTGCAGTGGATGGACGCACTATCCTGGAGTCTCGCATGA
- a CDS encoding PepSY-associated TM helix domain-containing protein, with the protein MKEGFRQSMAWLHTWSGLLVCWILLLVFCAGTASYYRNEITLWMQPELHGAAASQVSTEEAAKVAQQAMEERADGATRWFISLPGERSPSTQLGWSKPSKPGEKKRGRRGNFHSEKADPATGEVLSKPRETRGGEFLYRLHFDLHYMSAIWGRWIVGFCAMFMFVSIISGIVTHKRIFKDLFTFRPKKGQRSWLDAHNVTAVLALPYHIMITYTGLVTLMFLYMPSGVTAAYKGDQDTFFAEAFPGRSGDSKPAGVAAPLTPLAPLVRQAEQHWGGGKVERISVNHPGDANATISLTRAGGRDMSSKQPSMEFDGVSGKLLSSDGEAQPGAAATQGVMVGLHVAHFGGPLLRALFFLSGLAGCAMVATGALLWAVKTRQKQAKALAAGKRASFGLRLVEALNIGAIAGIPIAFGAYFWANRLLSVTMDDRPKEEIACFFGAWALAAIIAQLRPSRAMWRMQLAAGAFLLASLPVLNVFTTNSHLGVTLFLGRGPVAVAAFDLVVLVLGLGLAYAAYKLKPLPVKAAKAAPVKPAQTMEAA; encoded by the coding sequence ATGAAAGAAGGTTTCCGCCAGTCGATGGCATGGCTGCACACCTGGTCCGGCCTGCTCGTCTGCTGGATCTTGCTGCTGGTGTTTTGCGCCGGCACGGCCAGCTACTACCGCAATGAAATCACCCTGTGGATGCAGCCCGAACTGCACGGCGCCGCCGCCAGCCAGGTGAGCACCGAGGAAGCGGCCAAGGTCGCGCAACAGGCGATGGAAGAACGGGCAGACGGCGCCACGCGCTGGTTCATCAGCCTGCCCGGCGAGCGCAGCCCGTCCACGCAACTGGGCTGGAGCAAACCCTCGAAACCGGGCGAAAAGAAACGCGGCCGGCGCGGCAATTTTCATAGCGAAAAAGCCGACCCGGCCACGGGCGAAGTGCTATCGAAGCCGCGCGAAACGCGGGGCGGCGAATTCCTCTACCGCCTGCATTTCGACCTGCACTACATGTCGGCCATCTGGGGCCGCTGGATCGTGGGTTTCTGCGCCATGTTCATGTTCGTCTCCATCATCAGCGGCATCGTCACGCACAAGCGCATCTTCAAGGACTTGTTTACCTTCCGGCCGAAAAAGGGCCAGCGCTCGTGGCTGGACGCGCACAACGTGACGGCCGTGCTGGCCCTGCCCTATCACATCATGATCACCTACACGGGCCTGGTCACGTTGATGTTCCTGTACATGCCTTCCGGCGTCACGGCCGCCTACAAGGGCGACCAGGATACCTTCTTCGCCGAAGCCTTCCCCGGCCGCTCGGGCGACAGCAAGCCGGCCGGCGTGGCCGCGCCGCTGACGCCGTTGGCGCCCCTCGTGCGCCAGGCGGAGCAGCACTGGGGCGGCGGCAAGGTCGAGCGCATCTCCGTCAACCACCCGGGCGACGCCAACGCCACCATTTCACTGACGCGCGCCGGTGGACGCGACATGTCGTCGAAGCAGCCATCGATGGAATTCGATGGCGTGTCCGGCAAACTGCTGTCGAGCGACGGCGAGGCGCAGCCCGGCGCGGCCGCCACGCAAGGCGTCATGGTGGGACTGCACGTCGCGCATTTCGGCGGACCGCTGCTGCGCGCCCTGTTCTTCCTGTCCGGCCTGGCCGGCTGCGCCATGGTCGCCACGGGCGCCCTGCTGTGGGCCGTCAAGACGCGCCAGAAGCAGGCCAAGGCGCTGGCCGCCGGCAAGCGCGCCAGCTTCGGCCTGCGCCTGGTCGAGGCGCTCAACATCGGCGCCATCGCCGGCATCCCGATCGCCTTCGGCGCCTACTTCTGGGCCAACCGCCTGCTGTCGGTGACGATGGACGACCGGCCAAAAGAGGAAATCGCCTGCTTCTTCGGCGCCTGGGCCCTGGCCGCCATCATCGCCCAGCTGCGCCCCTCGCGCGCCATGTGGCGCATGCAGCTGGCCGCCGGCGCCTTCCTGCTGGCGTCGCTGCCCGTGCTGAACGTCTTCACCACCAATTCGCACCTGGGCGTGACCCTGTTCCTGGGCCGCGGCCCCGTGGCGGTAGCCGCCTTCGACCTGGTGGTGCTGGTGCTGGGCCTCGGTCTCGCGTATGCCGCGTACAAACTGAAACCGCTGCCCGTGAAGGCGGCCAAGGCGGCACCGGTGAAACCGGCGCAAACGATGGAGGCCGCGTGA
- a CDS encoding DUF3325 domain-containing protein has translation MELLANFLVFALCYAGLSSLCLAMDRHYADLHGRGAEPPAPLRRRLQWAGWLALAAALAWAMHIAGGGYGLVYWVGSLTGCGLLLIWLLPYAPHQAMRLARMIGVAALLAAVALAVR, from the coding sequence ATGGAACTGTTAGCCAATTTCCTCGTCTTCGCGCTGTGCTACGCGGGCCTGTCTTCGCTGTGCCTGGCGATGGACCGCCACTACGCCGACTTGCACGGACGCGGCGCCGAACCGCCCGCGCCGCTGCGCCGCCGCCTGCAGTGGGCAGGCTGGCTGGCGCTGGCGGCGGCCCTGGCCTGGGCCATGCACATCGCCGGCGGCGGCTATGGCCTCGTCTACTGGGTCGGCAGCCTGACGGGCTGCGGCTTGCTGCTGATCTGGCTGCTGCCGTATGCGCCGCACCAGGCCATGCGCCTGGCGCGCATGATCGGCGTGGCGGCCTTGCTGGCCGCCGTCGCGCTGGCAGTACGGTAA